One Candidatus Ornithobacterium hominis genomic region harbors:
- a CDS encoding Rossmann-like and DUF2520 domain-containing protein, translated as MTISILGSGNVAHHLVRAMIQNTIQVKQIYNRSLDKAAELGEANHIEYTDDIKKLQRADVFIIATADDAIEELSQQIPFPDAIVAHTSGTSSIERLKGNFKKGVIYPLQTFSKDRYVKYDEIPFFIEAENPEILKALKNLAKKITHRVYELNSEKRKEIHLAAVFVCNFVNYLYGIGKDLVEKEGLPFSVLQALILETAEKIKELNPYEAQTGPAVRGDEKTIAQHLELLNDMPRKKAIYELLTKSIQEKYT; from the coding sequence ATGACGATTTCAATTTTAGGATCGGGAAATGTAGCACATCATTTGGTGCGGGCAATGATTCAAAACACGATTCAAGTAAAGCAAATCTACAATCGCTCACTTGATAAAGCTGCGGAGTTGGGCGAAGCAAATCATATTGAATATACGGATGATATTAAAAAGTTACAGCGAGCAGACGTGTTCATCATAGCAACGGCTGATGATGCGATAGAAGAATTGAGTCAGCAAATTCCTTTTCCTGATGCGATTGTGGCACACACCAGTGGCACGTCAAGTATTGAGAGGCTGAAGGGGAATTTTAAGAAAGGGGTGATTTATCCGCTACAAACTTTCTCCAAAGATCGTTATGTGAAATATGATGAAATTCCTTTCTTCATAGAAGCAGAAAATCCTGAAATTTTAAAAGCCTTAAAAAATTTAGCTAAAAAAATAACGCATCGGGTTTATGAATTAAATTCAGAAAAAAGAAAAGAAATACATTTAGCAGCAGTTTTTGTATGCAATTTTGTTAATTATTTATACGGTATTGGGAAAGATTTAGTCGAGAAAGAAGGTTTGCCGTTTTCAGTTTTGCAAGCATTGATTCTAGAAACTGCCGAAAAAATCAAGGAGCTAAATCCATACGAAGCACAAACTGGGCCAGCGGTGCGCGGTGATGAAAAAACGATTGCTCAGCATTTGGAATTGCTAAATGATATGCCCCGTAAAAAAGCTATTTACGAGCTTTTGACGAAATCCATCCAAGAAAAATATACATGA
- a CDS encoding KdsC family phosphatase, whose product MNYNMSYKEKLKEIKALVFDVDGVFTNGKVYLESDGSLGRKMDVKDGFAVQYAVRKNIPMGIISGGKNEKVRTRFKDLGITDVYLDSQDKLDDFKDFYFKYDLKPTEILYMGDDILDLEVMRNCGLAACPADAVPEVKRVAHYISPKNGGDGCVRDVIEQLLKIKNLWV is encoded by the coding sequence ATGAATTATAACATGAGTTACAAGGAGAAATTAAAAGAAATTAAAGCTTTGGTTTTTGATGTCGACGGTGTCTTTACCAACGGCAAAGTTTACCTAGAAAGCGATGGCAGCTTGGGTAGAAAGATGGACGTAAAAGATGGTTTTGCGGTGCAATATGCGGTGAGAAAAAATATACCAATGGGGATAATAAGTGGTGGGAAAAATGAAAAAGTGAGAACCCGTTTCAAGGATTTAGGCATTACGGATGTTTATTTAGATTCGCAGGATAAGCTTGATGATTTCAAAGATTTTTATTTCAAATATGATTTGAAGCCGACAGAAATTCTATACATGGGCGATGATATTCTTGATTTGGAAGTGATGAGAAATTGTGGTTTAGCGGCGTGTCCAGCTGATGCTGTACCAGAAGTAAAAAGAGTGGCACACTATATTTCGCCCAAAAACGGGGGAGATGGCTGTGTGCGAGATGTGATAGAGCAACTTTTGAAAATTAAAAACTTGTGGGTTTAA
- a CDS encoding N-acetylmuramoyl-L-alanine amidase produces the protein MLQKNIFALLVLVLLASCSATKRIQVKTVEKTIRDTVYIKEISKVEDRVYQAAVLKNYNVNADSLPSIGQDYRVKFLILHYTALDYPTSMRVLTKQAVSSHYLINDKNDKEIDILVSEDARAWHAGVSFWSGRTNLNDSSIGIEIVNQGSTEYDGKKYFFAYPDYQIKKVAALAKNIIERYEIAPDYVLGHSDVAPQRKNDPGPLFPWEKLYRDYQIGAWYEEYDKQFYEAQFLPELLNDSIFIKTVQEDFARYGYEIEANGEWTKKSKRVVSAFQMHFRPANYDGVLDRETWAILKALIKKYKTNI, from the coding sequence ATGCTTCAAAAAAATATTTTTGCTCTTTTGGTATTGGTATTGCTAGCCTCTTGTTCCGCAACGAAAAGAATTCAGGTAAAAACCGTTGAAAAAACCATTCGAGATACGGTTTACATCAAAGAAATCAGCAAGGTAGAAGACCGAGTTTACCAAGCGGCAGTTTTGAAGAATTATAACGTCAATGCAGATTCTTTACCCTCAATTGGGCAAGATTATCGGGTGAAATTTTTGATTTTGCACTACACGGCTCTTGATTACCCCACTTCTATGCGCGTTCTGACCAAGCAAGCGGTGAGCTCACATTATTTAATCAATGATAAAAATGATAAAGAAATCGATATTTTGGTGAGTGAAGATGCGAGAGCTTGGCATGCGGGGGTGAGCTTCTGGAGTGGACGGACGAATTTAAACGATTCAAGCATAGGGATTGAAATCGTGAATCAAGGTTCTACCGAATATGATGGGAAAAAATATTTTTTTGCTTATCCTGATTATCAAATAAAAAAAGTAGCCGCTTTGGCTAAAAACATCATCGAGCGTTATGAAATTGCACCTGATTATGTTTTAGGGCATAGCGATGTCGCCCCACAGCGGAAAAATGACCCTGGGCCACTATTCCCATGGGAAAAATTGTATAGAGATTACCAAATCGGTGCGTGGTATGAGGAATATGATAAGCAATTTTATGAAGCACAATTCTTACCTGAACTTCTCAACGATTCTATTTTTATAAAAACCGTACAAGAAGATTTTGCTCGCTACGGTTATGAAATTGAAGCAAATGGTGAGTGGACTAAAAAATCGAAGAGAGTAGTCAGTGCTTTTCAAATGCACTTTCGCCCAGCGAATTATGACGGCGTTTTAGACCGAGAAACTTGGGCGATTTTAAAAGCTTTGATAAAAAAATATAAAACCAATATCTAA